The following DNA comes from Micromonospora chokoriensis.
CGTGCCGGGCTGGTCGGCGGGGCCGACAGTGATCCAACGCATCGCGCCCTGACCGACGTCGCTACGGACCTCGAAGCCGAGGGCGTCGCGGTAGAAGGCCAGGGAGGCGTCCGGGTCGGTGTGCGGCAGGGAGCAGGTGTGAATCGTGATGTTCATGTCGATCATGCTAGGGGGTCCGCACACCCGCGTGTGGGTTCGCGTCCGCTCCCGGTGAAGATGGGGTCATGAGCGAATCCGCACTGCCCAGGCGTGTCGTCGTCACCGGTGCCACCGGCAAGCTCGGTCGCGCCGTCGTCACCCACCTCCGCGCGGTCGGCGTCGACGTGCTGGCGGTGGACCGCGCCGGTGGTCGCGACCCCCGCGACGTGGACGGCGAGTTCCTGCTGGTCGACCTGACCGACTACGGGCAGGTGGTGGAGGCGTTCACCGGGGGCGCCGACGAACACGCGGGTGGCGTCGACGCGGTCGTGCACCTGGCGGCGGTCCCGGCCCCCGGGCTGATGTCGAACGCGACCACGTTCGCCAACAACTCGGCCGCCACGTACAACGTGTTCGCCGCCGCCCGGGCGGCCGGGATCAAGCGGGTCGTCTGGGCGTCCAGCGAGACGGTGCTCGGGCTGCCGTTCGACACCCCACCGCCGTACGCGCCGGTCGACGAGGAGTACGCGCCGCGCCCCGAGTCGACGTACTCGCTGAACAAGGCGCTGGAGGAGGAGATGGCCCGGCACTTCTGCCGCTGGGACCCGGAGCTGGTCATGGTGGGCCTGCGCTTCTCCAACGTGATGGACGTCGAGGACTACGCGCCGTTCCCCTCGTTCGACGCCGACCCGAGCCTGCGCCGGTGGAACCTGTGGGGCTACATCGACGCCCGCGACGGCGCGCAGGCGGTCGAGCGGGCACTCGCCCACGACCAGCCCGGCGCCGACGTGTTCATCATCGCCAACGCCGACACCGTGATGAGCAGGTCCAGCGCCAGCCTCATGGCCGAGGTCTACCCGGGTGTCGAGATCCGGAAGGACCTCGGCGAGCACGAGACCCTGCTCAGCATCGACAAGGCGCGACGGGTGCTCGGTTACGAGCCGCGGCACTCCTGGCGGGATCACGTGTAGGTCGGCTCAGCGGGCCGCCTGGTACGCGCGACCGACGGCGGTCGCCTCGCTGCCGGTGCGGAACAGCCCGGTCTGGTCCTTGTCCGTGGCGGGCAGGCCGAACCACGCGTACCGCTGGAGCCAGGACAGGCCACCGAGCATCTTCGTCGCCGCGGTGAGGAAAGCGGCCTGCTGAGCCTGGGTCGGGAAGCGGACGCCGTCGGAGAAGTCGATCAGGGCGAACTCGGTGAGCCAGATCGGCAGCCCGTAGCGGTCGTGCACGCCCTGGAGGTACGACCTGAGCTGGTTGACCGCGTTGGCCGTGGTGAAGTCGCCGCCGTACCAGTGCAGGGCGATGAAGTCGACGCGGTAGCCGCGCTGCTTCGCGCCGGTCATGAAACGGTCGAGCCACTCGCCGGGCCGGTCACCGCCCCAGGCCACCGCCGGGCTGCCCAGCGGAAGGCCCGTGGCCTGCAACCGCGGCCACAGGTCCAGCGCCTGCTCCACGGTCATCTCGGCCTGGCCCTTCAGGTCCGGCTCGTTGAACCCGAGCAGGTACCTGCCGTTCTGCTTTGCCTGCTGGAGGTTGGTGGCGGTGACGCTCTTCGCGCCCCAGATCATCGGGACGAACTCGGTGCCCTTCGGGCTGGTGACGCCCTGGTGCTTCACGTCCCAGGTGTAGTACCAACTCGCGCCGGAGTTCGCGAGCGCCTGGTTGACCCCGTCGAAGGTCCACACCCCGACGCCCTTGCGCTTCGAGGTCACCGTCGGCGCCGCCGGGGCGACCGGACGCCCGGTCGTCGGCTTCACCGACGGGGTCGCCGACGGGTTCACCGCCGTCGGGCTCGCCGTGGCGGCGGGCGTGGTCACGGTGGAAGCGCCGAGCTCCGGGTCGGTGGGCGGCGGCGCGTCGACCGCCTGCGTCGTGGCCGGGGCGGGCGTCGGCCCGGTCGGTTGCATCACGACGACCACACCACTGACCAGTACGGCGACCACGGCGGCCACGACGAGCGGCCACAGCAGACGCCGCGCACCTGTCGGGAGGCGGCCGAGCAGCCCGCGTCGGGGGTCCGCGTGGACACCTCGACCGCCCCTCGGGGCGTCCGCTTCTCCCGGGCCGGTTGCGCGCATCGTCTCGACTCCTTCGTGTGCTCGCATCGCTGTTCGATGCCGCGTCGGCGGGTGGATCCCGCCGACGCCCCACATCAGGAGACTCGCCAGCCGTACCCGGATAACAGTTTCACCGAAACCGCGGCGGCGCCCTGCCGGCGTGCCCGTTGGAGATCCGGTATAAGCCCCCGAAAAAAGCCCGAAAATGGATAATATCCTCATGGTGAACAGGCGGGACCGGTCGGCGAGGAGGCCCGGAGCTATGGCAGCGGGGCAGGTCGCCGAGCACCGTCAGCACGTCGGCGTGCCCGTGTCGGCGGCCCTGGCCGGCTGAGCGGTCCCGCCGTCCGTGTCGACGCGTGCCGTGTTCCGAGGGCTCGGGGACAGCAAGAGCCCGAACTCGGCGACCGTCCTGGAACTGCTGTTCGACATCGTCTACGTCTTCGCGCTCGCCCGCCTCGCCGGGCGGGTCGCGGACGACCTCACCATCGTCCGGCACACGTTGCTGTCCGAGGCGGGACAGACGGTCCTCTTCTTCGCGGCGATGTGGATGATCTGGTCGCTCAACGCGCTGCTGTCCAGCACCTACGACCCTCGCCGTCCCGAACTCCAGGCGTTCCTGCTGGTGACGATGTTCGGCACGCTGGTGCTGGCGGTCTCCCTGCCACAGGCCTTCGGACAACGCGGCGTCGTCTTCTCCGTCACCTACGTGATCATCCAGGTCGGTCGACCGCTCTTCCTGGCGTTCGCTCTTCGGGGTCACCCGGTGCAGGGGTTCTCGATCCGGATCCTGACCTGGCACCTGGCCTCGGGCGTGCTCTGGATCAGCGGTGGTATCAGCGGCGGCCTCGGTCGGGGCGTCTTCTGGACCATCGCGCTCGCCATCGAGCTGATCGGCGCCGCCATCACCTACCCCCTGCCCCGGGTGGGCGGGCGGCAGCTCAACTCGCTGGGCGTCACCGTCTCGCAGACGCACCTCGCCGAGCGCTACAACCAGTTCTTCATGATCGCGCTTGCCGAGGTGGTGCTCGAAGCCGGTGCCGCGGTCAGCTTCCCGGGCTTCTCCCGAGACGGGACCATCACCCTCGTCGCCTCGTTCGTGACTGTCGTCGCGTTCTGGCGGATCTACTTCTACCACGTCAGTTCCGGGCCCGCCTCGACCTCCAGCGGAGAGGGGATCAACCTGTCCCGGTGGGCGAGCTACAGCCTGCTGCTCATCGTCGGTGGCATCATCTGCACCGCCGTCGGCTTCGGGCAGATCATCGAGGACCCCCACCCGCCGATCGACTGGGCCCTCGTGGTCATCGTCTTCGGTGGACCGGCGCTGTTCCTGATCGGGCGCAGCTTCCTGGAGGTGGAGAGCCGGCTCGCGCCGCGCTGCCGGGCGTTGTATCTCGGCGTGGTGGCGCTGATCGTGGGGGCGCTGCCCATGGTGCTGCTCCCGCCGGTCGCCGTGGCGGTCACCGTGGCGGTGATCCTGGCCGGCATCACCATCCTCGACCAGCGCGCCCACCGGCGTCGGTCGGAAACCAACCCGACACTGTGACCCTCCCTTGCGGGCCGCCGACGTCCCCCGTAGGGTCGTCGGCACGCCGTCGAGCTGGGAGGAGGTCAGAACAATGTCCGATGTTCTGCGCCCCCTCCGCGCTCCGGCGTCCGCGCGGATCTGACCCGGGGCGTTCGCTTCCCGAAGGACCACGCCATGACAGATCTGGTCATCCGCCCGCTCGTCGCGGGCGAGGAACACGTGTTCGACTCCATGCCCGACCCGCTCCCACAACTCCGCCAGGTCGCCTACGCCGACGGAGTCGCCGGCGGCGGCTACCGTCCCGAGACCACCTGGGTCGCACTGCGCGACGATCGAGTGGTCGGCCGGGCCGCCTGGCTCCTCCCACCGGGCGCCATCGGCGCCCCCTGGCTGGACCGGTTCGATCTGGACGCCGAGCCGGAGGTGGGCGCCGCGCTGCTGCACGCCGCCCACGAGGCACTCGGAGGTCCCGGTCTGTACTACGCCGCCCTGCCGGCGCACTGGCGGCGTCGACCCGAGGTGCTGGCCGTGGTGCGGGCACCGATGGCCGCCGCCCAGCTCGCCGGGCTGGTCGAGCGGGAGGAACGGATCCGGTGCTCCTGGACCGGCACACCGCTGCCGGCATCCTCCGGGCGCTACGACTTCCGTACCCCCG
Coding sequences within:
- a CDS encoding glycoside hydrolase family protein, translating into MRATGPGEADAPRGGRGVHADPRRGLLGRLPTGARRLLWPLVVAAVVAVLVSGVVVVMQPTGPTPAPATTQAVDAPPPTDPELGASTVTTPAATASPTAVNPSATPSVKPTTGRPVAPAAPTVTSKRKGVGVWTFDGVNQALANSGASWYYTWDVKHQGVTSPKGTEFVPMIWGAKSVTATNLQQAKQNGRYLLGFNEPDLKGQAEMTVEQALDLWPRLQATGLPLGSPAVAWGGDRPGEWLDRFMTGAKQRGYRVDFIALHWYGGDFTTANAVNQLRSYLQGVHDRYGLPIWLTEFALIDFSDGVRFPTQAQQAAFLTAATKMLGGLSWLQRYAWFGLPATDKDQTGLFRTGSEATAVGRAYQAAR
- a CDS encoding NAD-dependent epimerase/dehydratase family protein, encoding MSESALPRRVVVTGATGKLGRAVVTHLRAVGVDVLAVDRAGGRDPRDVDGEFLLVDLTDYGQVVEAFTGGADEHAGGVDAVVHLAAVPAPGLMSNATTFANNSAATYNVFAAARAAGIKRVVWASSETVLGLPFDTPPPYAPVDEEYAPRPESTYSLNKALEEEMARHFCRWDPELVMVGLRFSNVMDVEDYAPFPSFDADPSLRRWNLWGYIDARDGAQAVERALAHDQPGADVFIIANADTVMSRSSASLMAEVYPGVEIRKDLGEHETLLSIDKARRVLGYEPRHSWRDHV
- a CDS encoding acetyltransferase is translated as MTDLVIRPLVAGEEHVFDSMPDPLPQLRQVAYADGVAGGGYRPETTWVALRDDRVVGRAAWLLPPGAIGAPWLDRFDLDAEPEVGAALLHAAHEALGGPGLYYAALPAHWRRRPEVLAVVRAPMAAAQLAGLVEREERIRCSWTGTPLPASSGRYDFRTPADAAEVNALVARIAEPDVLTGVETARVVSGIDLATDPLGWLGDAVQGWRVATEAGRPVGLAGTAGDACFPLLAYLGLLDEAARPELLAEAVRVLVAGGAREVVADVEAHRVAVLAELERTGFRQLRTRVTFAPPTSSE
- a CDS encoding low temperature requirement protein A, which produces MSTRAVFRGLGDSKSPNSATVLELLFDIVYVFALARLAGRVADDLTIVRHTLLSEAGQTVLFFAAMWMIWSLNALLSSTYDPRRPELQAFLLVTMFGTLVLAVSLPQAFGQRGVVFSVTYVIIQVGRPLFLAFALRGHPVQGFSIRILTWHLASGVLWISGGISGGLGRGVFWTIALAIELIGAAITYPLPRVGGRQLNSLGVTVSQTHLAERYNQFFMIALAEVVLEAGAAVSFPGFSRDGTITLVASFVTVVAFWRIYFYHVSSGPASTSSGEGINLSRWASYSLLLIVGGIICTAVGFGQIIEDPHPPIDWALVVIVFGGPALFLIGRSFLEVESRLAPRCRALYLGVVALIVGALPMVLLPPVAVAVTVAVILAGITILDQRAHRRRSETNPTL